In Peromyscus leucopus breed LL Stock chromosome 11, UCI_PerLeu_2.1, whole genome shotgun sequence, a genomic segment contains:
- the Plpp1 gene encoding phospholipid phosphatase 1 isoform X4 has translation MCCASCWMIAGESLSVHFNSLQSNSFVGNHYIASIYKAIGAFLFGAAASQSLTDIAKYSIGRLRPHFLAVCDLDWSKINCSDGYIENYICRGNADKVREGRLSFYSGHSSFSMYCMLFTALYLQARMRGDWARLLRPTLQFGLVALSIYVGLSRISDYKHHWSDVMVGLIQGAVVAVLVAVYVSDFFKERHSYAERKEDDSHTTLHETTTSNAYSSNHQP, from the exons atgaTTGCCGGAGAAAGTCTGTCTGTTCACTTTAACAGCTTGCAATCAAATTCCTTTGTCGGCAATCACTATATAGCCAGTATCTACAAAGCCATCGGAGCCTTTTTGTTTGGCGCGGCAGCCAGCCAGTCCCTGACCGACATAGCCAAGTATTCTATAGGCAGACTGCGTCCTCACTTCTTGGCTGTCTGTGACCTTGACTGGTCCAAAATCAACTGCAGTGATGGCTATATCGAGAACTACATCTGCCGCGGGAACGCAGACAAAGTCAGGGAAGGCAG GTTGTCCTTCTACTCAGGCCACTCTTCATTTTCCATGTACTGCATGCTCTTTACAGCG CTTTATCTTCAAGCCAGGATGAGGGGAGACTGGGCGAGACTCTTACGCCCCACCCTGCAGTTTGGTCTTGTTGCTTTATCCATATATGTGGGCCTTTCTCGAATTTCTGACTACAAACACCACTGGAGTGACGTGATGGTTGGCCTCATCCAAGGAGCTGTGGTCGCAGTATTAGTT GCTGTGTATGTATCAGATTTCTTCAAGGAGAGACATTCTTatgcagaaaggaaagaggacgACTCACATACGACTCTCCATGAAACCACCACCTCAAATGCGTACTCAAGCAATCACCAGCCTTGA
- the Plpp1 gene encoding phospholipid phosphatase 1 isoform X3, whose product MFDKTRLPYVALDVLCVLLAGLPFAILTSRHTPFQRGVFCNDESIKYPYREDTIPYALLGGIIIPFSIIVMIAGESLSVHFNSLQSNSFVGNHYIASIYKAIGAFLFGAAASQSLTDIAKYSIGRLRPHFLAVCDLDWSKINCSDGYIENYICRGNADKVREGRLSFYSGHSSFSMYCMLFTALYLQARMRGDWARLLRPTLQFGLVALSIYVGLSRISDYKHHWSDVMVGLIQGAVVAVLVAVYVSDFFKERHSYAERKEDDSHTTLHETTTSNAYSSNHQP is encoded by the exons CTGGATTGCCTTTTGCAATTCTTACTTCAAGGCATACTCCCTTCCAACGAGGAGTGTTCTGTAATGATGAGTCCATCAAGTACCCTTACAGAGAAGACACCATACCTTATGCGTTATTAGGTGGAATAATCATTCCATTCAGTATTATCGTT atgaTTGCCGGAGAAAGTCTGTCTGTTCACTTTAACAGCTTGCAATCAAATTCCTTTGTCGGCAATCACTATATAGCCAGTATCTACAAAGCCATCGGAGCCTTTTTGTTTGGCGCGGCAGCCAGCCAGTCCCTGACCGACATAGCCAAGTATTCTATAGGCAGACTGCGTCCTCACTTCTTGGCTGTCTGTGACCTTGACTGGTCCAAAATCAACTGCAGTGATGGCTATATCGAGAACTACATCTGCCGCGGGAACGCAGACAAAGTCAGGGAAGGCAG GTTGTCCTTCTACTCAGGCCACTCTTCATTTTCCATGTACTGCATGCTCTTTACAGCG CTTTATCTTCAAGCCAGGATGAGGGGAGACTGGGCGAGACTCTTACGCCCCACCCTGCAGTTTGGTCTTGTTGCTTTATCCATATATGTGGGCCTTTCTCGAATTTCTGACTACAAACACCACTGGAGTGACGTGATGGTTGGCCTCATCCAAGGAGCTGTGGTCGCAGTATTAGTT GCTGTGTATGTATCAGATTTCTTCAAGGAGAGACATTCTTatgcagaaaggaaagaggacgACTCACATACGACTCTCCATGAAACCACCACCTCAAATGCGTACTCAAGCAATCACCAGCCTTGA